The Canis lupus dingo isolate Sandy chromosome 11, ASM325472v2, whole genome shotgun sequence genome includes a region encoding these proteins:
- the RAD23B gene encoding UV excision repair protein RAD23 homolog B isoform X1 — translation MLVTLKTLQQQTFKIDIDPDETVKALKEKIESEKGKDAFPVAGQKLIYAGKILNDDTALKEYKIDEKNFVVVMVTKPKAVTTPAPATTQQSNPATTTTVSSSTAPTVVQAPAPPVLAPTPSPASVTPAPATSSEPAPTSVTQQEKPAEKPAETPVATSPTATDSTSGDSSRSNLFEDATSALVTGQSYENMVTEIMSMGYEREQVIAALRASFNNPDRAVEYLLMGIPGDRESQAVVDTPPAVSTGAPPSSVAAAAATTTASTTTASPGGHPLEFLRNQPQFQQMRQIIQQNPSLLPALLQQIGRENPQLLQQISQHQEHFIQMLNEPVQEAGGQGGGGGGGSGGIAEAGSGHMNYIQVTPQEKEAIERLKALGFPEGLVIQAYFACEKNENLAANFLLQQNFDED, via the exons gtGAAGGCACTGAAAGAGAAGATTGAATCTGAAAAGGGGAAAGATGCCTTTCCTGTAGCAGGTCAAAAATTAATTTATGCAG GCAAAATCCTTAATGATGATACTGCtctaaaagaatataaaattgacGAAAAAAACTTTGTGGTGGTTATGGTGACAAAA CCCAAAGCAGTGACAACACCAGCACCAGCTACAACCCAGCAGTCGAATCCTGCCACCACTACTACAGTTAGCTCCTCTACAGCTCCGACTGTGGTtcaggccccagcccctcccgtTCTGGCTCCCACTCCTTCTCCTGCATCCGTCACTCCAGCACCAGCGACATCTTCTGAACCTGCACCTACTAGTGTGACACAACAAGAGAAACCTGCGGAAAAGCCAGCAGAGACACCTGTGGCTACAAGTCCAACAGCAACTGACAG TACATCAGGAGATTCTTCTCGGTCAAACCTTTTTGAAGATGCGACAAGTGCACTTG tgacagGTCAGTCTTATGAGAATATGGTAACTGAGATCATGTCAATGGGATATGAACGAGAACAAGTGATTGCAGCCCTGAGAGCCAGTTTCAACAACCCTGACAGAGCAGTGGAGTATCTTTTAATG gggatccctggagaTAGAGAGAGTCAGGCTGTGGTGGACACCCCTCCCGCAGTCAGCACTGGGGCTCCTCCATCTTCGGTGGCAGCTGCTGCAGCAACTACAACAGCGTCAACAACCACAGCGAGTCCTGGAG gaCATCCCCTTGAATTTTTACGGAATCAGCCTCAATTTCAACAGATGAGACAAATTATTCAACAGAatccttccctgctcccagcaTTGCTACAACAGATAGGTCGAGAAAATCCTCAATTACTGCAG CAAATTAGCCAGCACCAGGAGCATTTTATTCAGATGTTAAATGAACCAGTTCAAGAAGCTGGTGGTcaaggaggagggggtggaggtggcagtGGAGGAATTGCAGAAGCCGGAAGTGGTCATATGAACTACATTCAAGTAACACCTCAGGAAAAAGAAGCTATAGAAAGG tTAAAGGCACTAGGATTTCCTGAAGGACTTGTGATACAAGCGTATTTTGCTTGTGAGAAGAATGAGAACTTGGCTGCCAATTTTCTTCTACAGCAAAACTTTGATGAAGATtga
- the RAD23B gene encoding UV excision repair protein RAD23 homolog B isoform X2, protein MSREVKALKEKIESEKGKDAFPVAGQKLIYAGKILNDDTALKEYKIDEKNFVVVMVTKPKAVTTPAPATTQQSNPATTTTVSSSTAPTVVQAPAPPVLAPTPSPASVTPAPATSSEPAPTSVTQQEKPAEKPAETPVATSPTATDSTSGDSSRSNLFEDATSALVTGQSYENMVTEIMSMGYEREQVIAALRASFNNPDRAVEYLLMGIPGDRESQAVVDTPPAVSTGAPPSSVAAAAATTTASTTTASPGGHPLEFLRNQPQFQQMRQIIQQNPSLLPALLQQIGRENPQLLQQISQHQEHFIQMLNEPVQEAGGQGGGGGGGSGGIAEAGSGHMNYIQVTPQEKEAIERLKALGFPEGLVIQAYFACEKNENLAANFLLQQNFDED, encoded by the exons gtGAAGGCACTGAAAGAGAAGATTGAATCTGAAAAGGGGAAAGATGCCTTTCCTGTAGCAGGTCAAAAATTAATTTATGCAG GCAAAATCCTTAATGATGATACTGCtctaaaagaatataaaattgacGAAAAAAACTTTGTGGTGGTTATGGTGACAAAA CCCAAAGCAGTGACAACACCAGCACCAGCTACAACCCAGCAGTCGAATCCTGCCACCACTACTACAGTTAGCTCCTCTACAGCTCCGACTGTGGTtcaggccccagcccctcccgtTCTGGCTCCCACTCCTTCTCCTGCATCCGTCACTCCAGCACCAGCGACATCTTCTGAACCTGCACCTACTAGTGTGACACAACAAGAGAAACCTGCGGAAAAGCCAGCAGAGACACCTGTGGCTACAAGTCCAACAGCAACTGACAG TACATCAGGAGATTCTTCTCGGTCAAACCTTTTTGAAGATGCGACAAGTGCACTTG tgacagGTCAGTCTTATGAGAATATGGTAACTGAGATCATGTCAATGGGATATGAACGAGAACAAGTGATTGCAGCCCTGAGAGCCAGTTTCAACAACCCTGACAGAGCAGTGGAGTATCTTTTAATG gggatccctggagaTAGAGAGAGTCAGGCTGTGGTGGACACCCCTCCCGCAGTCAGCACTGGGGCTCCTCCATCTTCGGTGGCAGCTGCTGCAGCAACTACAACAGCGTCAACAACCACAGCGAGTCCTGGAG gaCATCCCCTTGAATTTTTACGGAATCAGCCTCAATTTCAACAGATGAGACAAATTATTCAACAGAatccttccctgctcccagcaTTGCTACAACAGATAGGTCGAGAAAATCCTCAATTACTGCAG CAAATTAGCCAGCACCAGGAGCATTTTATTCAGATGTTAAATGAACCAGTTCAAGAAGCTGGTGGTcaaggaggagggggtggaggtggcagtGGAGGAATTGCAGAAGCCGGAAGTGGTCATATGAACTACATTCAAGTAACACCTCAGGAAAAAGAAGCTATAGAAAGG tTAAAGGCACTAGGATTTCCTGAAGGACTTGTGATACAAGCGTATTTTGCTTGTGAGAAGAATGAGAACTTGGCTGCCAATTTTCTTCTACAGCAAAACTTTGATGAAGATtga